One region of Flavobacterium sp. KACC 22763 genomic DNA includes:
- a CDS encoding MarC family NAAT transporter gives MELFIYLFAALFSVLNPIGTVPIFVGLTQHDSQKERSRISLWTAINVFIILLVSYFIGQYVLTFFGISIDALRIAGGIVIVNSGFSLLSGKFNKKRGINKKIENEAQHRNDIALTPLAIPMLAGPGSMSLLIAFYQEHHEINEIIISSLAILAIAVAIFAILKSAHYLARILGASGIVAISRIVGFIVISIGIQYIVSAIINIVKGNF, from the coding sequence ATGGAATTATTTATTTACTTATTTGCTGCCTTATTCTCGGTATTAAATCCAATCGGTACAGTACCCATTTTTGTTGGCCTAACCCAACACGATTCCCAAAAAGAAAGATCTCGAATTTCTCTTTGGACTGCTATTAATGTTTTCATCATATTATTGGTATCTTATTTCATTGGTCAATATGTTTTAACTTTTTTCGGCATCAGTATAGACGCTTTAAGAATTGCGGGCGGAATCGTAATTGTAAATTCTGGATTTTCTTTACTCTCAGGTAAATTCAACAAGAAACGAGGAATTAATAAAAAGATTGAAAATGAAGCACAACACAGGAATGACATTGCCCTTACGCCATTGGCAATACCAATGCTTGCGGGCCCAGGATCTATGTCTCTTTTAATTGCTTTTTATCAAGAACATCATGAAATAAACGAAATCATAATTTCGTCGCTAGCTATTTTGGCTATTGCTGTCGCCATTTTTGCCATTTTAAAAAGTGCTCATTATCTAGCTAGAATTTTGGGAGCTTCAGGAATTGTTGCTATTTCAAGAATTGTTGGCTTTATCGTTATTTCAATAGGCATTCAATATATTGTAAGTGCTATCATTAATATTGTTAAAGGAAATTTCTAA
- the ctlX gene encoding citrulline utilization hydrolase CtlX codes for MKQTTNAIVMIRPVAFRMNEQTAVNNYYQKVLDGLLPSTVNAKAQQEFDAFVEKLRAVGVDVTVVDDNLNTDTPDSIFPNNWVSFHENGDVALYPMFAENRRQERREDILDTLEEKGFEIANIMDYTSAEEDGIFLEGTGSLLLDRANGKAYCALSPRADEELFIEFCEDFDYAPVIFEAFQTVDGERKLIYHTNVMMCLGETFAVICADSIDDKKERKMVLDNLKQDQKEVILITEDQVNNFAGNMLEVRGKDDKRYIVMSASAHQSLTPKQISQLENHTEILSSSLDTIEACGGGSARCMMAEVFLPRA; via the coding sequence ATGAAACAAACTACTAATGCTATCGTGATGATTCGTCCAGTTGCTTTCAGAATGAATGAGCAGACGGCTGTTAATAATTATTATCAAAAAGTGTTAGACGGACTTTTACCAAGTACTGTTAATGCTAAAGCGCAACAAGAATTTGATGCTTTTGTAGAAAAGCTAAGAGCGGTTGGTGTTGATGTAACTGTTGTTGATGATAATTTAAATACTGATACTCCAGATAGTATTTTTCCAAACAATTGGGTTTCATTTCATGAAAATGGAGATGTGGCACTTTATCCAATGTTTGCTGAAAATCGTCGTCAAGAACGTCGTGAAGATATTTTGGATACTTTGGAAGAAAAAGGATTCGAAATTGCAAATATCATGGATTATACTTCTGCGGAAGAAGACGGTATTTTCTTAGAAGGAACAGGAAGTTTGCTTTTAGACAGAGCCAACGGAAAGGCATATTGTGCATTATCTCCAAGAGCAGATGAAGAGTTGTTTATCGAATTTTGTGAAGATTTTGATTATGCTCCTGTGATTTTTGAGGCTTTTCAAACTGTTGATGGAGAACGCAAGTTAATTTATCATACAAATGTTATGATGTGCTTAGGTGAAACTTTTGCTGTTATTTGCGCAGATTCTATTGATGATAAGAAAGAGCGTAAAATGGTTTTGGATAATCTTAAACAAGATCAAAAAGAAGTCATTTTAATAACTGAAGATCAGGTGAATAATTTTGCAGGAAATATGCTGGAAGTTAGAGGGAAAGATGATAAGAGATACATTGTAATGAGTGCGTCGGCACATCAAAGCTTAACTCCAAAGCAAATTTCGCAATTAGAAAATCACACCGAAATTTTAAGTTCAAGTTTAGATACCATCGAGGCATGTGGTGGAGGAAGTGCCAGATGTATGATGGCTGAAGTTTTTTTGCCAAGAGCTTAA
- a CDS encoding dimethylarginine dimethylaminohydrolase family protein, with amino-acid sequence MLQLNVKNETSRLRAVVLGSAVHNGPTPTIDEAYDPKSLEHIKAGTYPVEKDMVAEMEAFNAVFQKYDVTVYRPEMIENYNQIFARDIGFVIDDVFVKSNILPDRERELDAIQYVIDQIDPVKVVRPPEEVHIEGGDVMLWNDHIFIGTYKGSDYKDYITARTNMHGVNYIKSLFPNKIVKEFDLVKSKLEARDNALHLDCCFQPVGKDKGIIYKRGFREEADYRYLVKLFGKENLFHIERNEMYNMFSNVFSIDENVVVSEKNFTRLNNWLRENGFTVEEIPYAEISKQEGLLRCSTLPLIRD; translated from the coding sequence ATGTTGCAATTAAATGTAAAGAACGAAACGTCTCGGCTTCGGGCTGTAGTTTTGGGTTCTGCTGTTCATAATGGTCCAACTCCAACTATAGATGAGGCTTATGACCCTAAATCATTGGAACATATTAAAGCAGGGACTTATCCTGTAGAAAAAGATATGGTTGCTGAAATGGAAGCTTTTAATGCTGTTTTTCAGAAATATGATGTAACTGTTTATCGTCCGGAAATGATTGAAAATTACAATCAGATTTTTGCTCGTGATATTGGATTTGTAATTGACGATGTTTTTGTGAAATCTAATATTCTGCCGGATAGAGAAAGAGAATTAGATGCTATTCAATATGTGATTGATCAGATTGATCCTGTAAAAGTGGTTCGACCTCCAGAAGAAGTTCATATAGAAGGAGGAGATGTTATGCTTTGGAACGACCATATTTTTATTGGGACTTATAAAGGAAGCGATTATAAAGATTACATTACGGCAAGAACAAACATGCATGGTGTAAATTATATAAAATCATTGTTTCCAAATAAAATTGTGAAAGAGTTTGATTTGGTAAAATCTAAGTTGGAAGCAAGAGATAATGCACTGCATTTAGATTGTTGTTTTCAGCCTGTTGGAAAAGATAAAGGAATTATCTATAAAAGAGGTTTTCGCGAAGAAGCAGATTATCGTTATTTGGTAAAACTTTTTGGAAAAGAAAACTTATTTCATATCGAAAGAAATGAGATGTATAATATGTTCTCGAATGTGTTTTCAATTGATGAAAATGTGGTAGTTTCTGAAAAGAATTTTACGAGATTGAATAACTGGCTTCGTGAAAATGGTTTTACGGTTGAAGAAATTCCGTACGCTGAAATTTCAAAACAAGAAGGTTTGTTGAGATGTTCAACGCTTCCGTTAATTAGAGACTAA
- a CDS encoding citrate synthase, which yields MSKIATLEIDGKKIELPVITGSENESAIDINKLRDLTGYITLDPGYKNSGSCTSEITFLDGEEGILRYRGYSIEDLAEKASFLEVSYLLIFGELPTAKQLEDFENGIKKHSLVNEEMKNIIDGFPKTAHPMGVLSALTSALTAFNPKAVNVDNEKEMYEAICKTMAKFLVIATWTYRKSMGYPLNYYDNTKGYVESFMQLMFKLPTGPYAANPVIVNALDKLFILHADHEQNCSTSTVRMVGSSHAGLFASVSAGVSALWGPLHGGANQAVLEMLEEINKDGGDTDKFLAKAKDKNDPFRLMGFGHRVYKNFDPRAKIIKKAATEVLETLGVEDPILEIARKLEKAALEDEYFKSRNLYPNVDFYSGIIYRALGIPTDMFTVMFAIGRLPGWIAQWKEMRENKEPIGRPRQIYTGHPLREFKSNK from the coding sequence ATGTCAAAAATAGCTACATTAGAAATAGATGGTAAAAAGATTGAACTTCCAGTAATCACAGGGAGTGAAAACGAATCAGCTATCGATATCAACAAATTACGTGATTTAACAGGTTATATTACTCTTGATCCAGGGTATAAGAATTCAGGATCTTGTACAAGTGAAATTACTTTCCTAGATGGAGAAGAAGGAATTTTACGTTACAGAGGATATTCAATCGAAGATCTTGCTGAAAAAGCTAGTTTCTTAGAGGTTTCATATCTTTTGATTTTTGGTGAATTACCTACGGCTAAACAATTAGAAGATTTTGAAAATGGTATTAAAAAACATTCTTTGGTAAACGAAGAAATGAAAAATATCATTGACGGTTTCCCTAAAACAGCTCACCCAATGGGAGTGTTATCTGCTTTAACAAGCGCTTTAACTGCTTTTAATCCAAAAGCAGTTAATGTTGATAATGAAAAAGAAATGTACGAAGCTATTTGTAAAACAATGGCAAAATTTTTAGTGATTGCTACATGGACTTACAGAAAATCTATGGGTTATCCTTTAAATTACTATGATAACACAAAAGGTTACGTAGAAAGCTTTATGCAATTAATGTTTAAATTGCCTACAGGACCTTACGCCGCAAATCCTGTAATTGTAAACGCTTTAGATAAATTATTCATTCTTCATGCAGATCATGAGCAAAACTGTTCTACTTCTACAGTAAGAATGGTAGGTTCTTCTCATGCTGGTTTATTTGCTTCAGTTTCTGCAGGGGTTTCTGCTTTATGGGGGCCACTTCATGGAGGTGCAAACCAAGCGGTACTTGAAATGTTAGAAGAAATTAATAAAGACGGTGGAGATACTGATAAATTTTTAGCGAAAGCGAAAGATAAAAATGACCCTTTCCGTTTAATGGGATTCGGACATAGAGTTTACAAAAACTTTGATCCAAGAGCTAAAATCATCAAAAAAGCAGCAACAGAAGTATTAGAAACTTTAGGTGTTGAAGATCCGATTTTAGAGATTGCAAGAAAATTAGAAAAAGCAGCTCTTGAAGATGAATACTTCAAATCAAGAAACTTATATCCAAACGTTGATTTCTACTCTGGAATTATCTACAGAGCTTTAGGAATTCCAACTGATATGTTTACTGTAATGTTTGCAATTGGAAGATTACCAGGTTGGATTGCGCAATGGAAAGAAATGCGTGAAAATAAAGAGCCAATTGGAAGACCAAGACAAATTTATACAGGACATCCTTTACGAGAGTTTAAGTCTAATAAATAA
- the eno gene encoding phosphopyruvate hydratase, which produces MSIIIKVHARQILDSRGNPTIEVDVVTENGVLGRAAVPSGASTGEHEAVELRDGGKAYLGKGVLNAVNNVNTIIAEELVGTSVFEQNTIDQLMIDLDGTPNKSKLGANAILGVSLAAAKAAANELGLPLYRYVGGVSANTLPVPMMNIINGGSHSDAPIAFQEFMIFPVKATSFTHAMQMGTEIFHNLKKVLHDRGLSTAVGDEGGFAPNLAGGTEDALDTIKLAVEKAGYSFGDEIMIALDCAASEFYVNGKYDYTKFEGETGKIRTSAEQAEYLAELAAKYPIISIEDGMYEDDWDGWKALTEKIGDKVQLVGDDLFVTNVARLSTGIEKGIANSILVKVNQIGTLTETIAAVNMAKNAGYTSVMSHRSGETEDNTIADLAVALNCGQIKTGSASRSDRMAKYNQLLRIEEELGSTAYFPGLNAFKIK; this is translated from the coding sequence ATGAGTATTATAATTAAAGTTCACGCAAGACAAATTCTTGATTCTAGAGGTAATCCTACTATTGAAGTTGATGTAGTAACTGAAAATGGAGTTTTAGGTAGAGCTGCTGTTCCGTCTGGAGCATCAACTGGAGAGCACGAAGCTGTTGAATTACGTGATGGAGGTAAAGCTTATCTAGGTAAAGGTGTTTTGAATGCAGTGAATAATGTAAATACTATTATTGCTGAAGAATTAGTTGGAACTTCTGTTTTCGAACAAAACACAATTGACCAATTAATGATTGATTTAGATGGTACTCCAAACAAATCTAAATTAGGAGCTAATGCTATTTTGGGTGTTTCTTTGGCTGCTGCAAAAGCTGCTGCTAACGAACTTGGTTTGCCATTATACAGATACGTAGGTGGTGTTTCTGCTAATACGTTACCAGTTCCAATGATGAATATCATCAACGGTGGTTCTCACTCTGATGCACCTATCGCATTCCAAGAGTTTATGATTTTCCCAGTAAAAGCAACTTCTTTTACACATGCTATGCAAATGGGAACTGAAATTTTCCACAACTTGAAAAAAGTATTACACGATAGAGGCTTGAGTACTGCAGTAGGTGATGAAGGAGGTTTTGCTCCAAACTTAGCAGGTGGTACTGAAGATGCTTTAGATACTATCAAACTTGCAGTTGAAAAAGCTGGATACTCTTTCGGTGACGAAATCATGATTGCTCTTGACTGTGCTGCTTCTGAATTTTATGTAAACGGAAAATACGATTACACTAAATTTGAAGGAGAAACTGGAAAAATCAGAACTTCTGCTGAGCAAGCTGAATACTTAGCTGAACTTGCTGCTAAATATCCAATTATCTCTATCGAAGACGGTATGTACGAAGATGATTGGGATGGATGGAAAGCTTTAACTGAAAAAATTGGAGATAAAGTACAATTAGTTGGTGATGATTTATTTGTTACTAATGTTGCTCGTTTATCAACTGGTATCGAAAAAGGAATTGCTAACTCTATCTTGGTGAAAGTAAACCAAATTGGAACTTTAACTGAAACAATTGCTGCTGTAAACATGGCGAAAAATGCTGGTTATACATCTGTAATGTCTCACCGTTCTGGAGAAACTGAAGATAATACAATTGCTGACTTAGCTGTTGCTTTAAACTGTGGTCAAATTAAAACAGGTTCTGCTTCACGTTCAGATCGTATGGCTAAATACAACCAATTATTGAGAATTGAAGAAGAATTAGGAAGTACAGCTTATTTCCCTGGTTTAAATGCTTTTAAAATCAAATAA
- the carA gene encoding glutamine-hydrolyzing carbamoyl-phosphate synthase small subunit produces the protein MKYTTRQSAILLLSDGTIFHGKSIGISGKTFGEVCFNTGMTGYQEIFTDPSYFGQIMVATNTHIGNYGVNDSEVESDSIKIAGLVCKNFSFNYSRENASGSLEDYFTKQNLICISDVDTRALVSYIRDNGAMNAVICTDGTSIEDLKKELANVPNMEGLELASKVSTKEPYFFGDENATYKISALDLGIKKNILRNLAKRDCYIKVYPFDSTYKDMSEFNPDGYFLSNGPGDPDPLFGAIQVAKEILADNKPLFGICLGHQVIGLANGIETYKMFNGHRGINHPVKNIITGKGEITSQNHGFAVRKEQLENHPELEITHLHLNDGTVAGMRMKNKNCFSVQYHPEASPGPHDSSYLFDQFVENIKSSKV, from the coding sequence ATGAAATACACAACACGACAAAGCGCCATTTTATTACTTAGTGATGGAACAATCTTTCACGGAAAATCTATCGGGATTAGCGGTAAAACTTTCGGTGAAGTTTGTTTTAATACGGGAATGACGGGATATCAGGAAATTTTTACTGATCCTTCTTATTTCGGACAAATTATGGTTGCTACAAATACACATATCGGAAACTATGGTGTTAATGATTCAGAAGTAGAATCTGATAGTATTAAAATTGCCGGTTTAGTTTGTAAAAACTTTAGTTTTAATTATTCTAGAGAAAATGCTTCTGGAAGTTTAGAAGATTATTTCACTAAACAAAATTTGATCTGTATTTCTGATGTTGACACGCGTGCACTTGTAAGTTATATCCGTGACAATGGTGCAATGAATGCTGTTATTTGTACAGATGGGACTTCAATCGAGGATTTAAAGAAGGAATTGGCTAATGTGCCAAATATGGAAGGTTTAGAGTTAGCTTCTAAAGTTTCAACTAAAGAGCCATATTTCTTTGGGGATGAAAATGCTACCTACAAAATCTCGGCTTTAGATCTTGGGATTAAAAAGAATATTTTAAGAAATCTTGCTAAAAGAGATTGTTATATTAAAGTGTATCCTTTCGACTCAACTTACAAGGATATGTCTGAGTTTAATCCAGATGGGTATTTCTTGTCAAATGGACCTGGGGATCCAGATCCGTTGTTTGGAGCAATTCAGGTGGCAAAAGAAATTTTAGCCGATAATAAACCTTTATTTGGAATCTGTTTAGGGCACCAAGTGATTGGTCTTGCAAATGGTATTGAAACTTATAAAATGTTTAATGGCCACCGAGGAATTAATCATCCAGTTAAAAACATCATTACAGGCAAAGGTGAAATAACTTCTCAAAATCACGGGTTTGCTGTTAGAAAAGAACAATTAGAAAATCATCCAGAGTTAGAAATTACTCACTTACATTTAAATGATGGCACTGTTGCTGGAATGCGAATGAAAAACAAAAATTGCTTTTCAGTGCAATATCACCCAGAGGCTAGTCCAGGACCACACGATTCGTCATATTTGTTTGACCAATTTGTGGAGAATATTAAAAGTAGCAAAGTCTAA
- the rplQ gene encoding 50S ribosomal protein L17 — protein MRHGKKFNHLSRQTGHRKAMLANMACSLIEHKRINTTVAKAKALKQFVEPLITKSKEDTTHNRRIVFAYLRNKYAVTDLFRDVAAKVGDRPGGYTRIIKVGNRLGDNADMAMIELVDFNELYNGGKKEVKKAKSRRGGKAKKAETAAPEAPAAESETTTEASE, from the coding sequence ATGAGACACGGAAAAAAATTCAACCACTTAAGCAGACAGACTGGACATAGAAAAGCTATGTTAGCTAATATGGCTTGTTCTCTTATTGAGCACAAACGTATTAACACTACTGTTGCTAAAGCTAAAGCGCTTAAACAATTTGTTGAGCCTTTAATCACAAAGTCAAAAGAGGATACGACTCACAATCGTCGTATTGTTTTTGCTTACTTACGTAACAAATACGCTGTAACTGATTTGTTCAGAGATGTTGCTGCTAAAGTAGGTGACCGTCCAGGTGGATACACTCGTATCATTAAAGTTGGAAATCGTTTGGGAGATAACGCTGATATGGCGATGATCGAACTTGTTGACTTCAATGAACTTTACAACGGAGGTAAAAAAGAAGTTAAAAAAGCGAAAAGCCGTCGTGGTGGTAAAGCTAAAAAAGCTGAAACTGCTGCTCCTGAGGCCCCTGCTGCTGAATCAGAAACGACTACTGAAGCTTCTGAATAA
- a CDS encoding DNA-directed RNA polymerase subunit alpha: MAIFNFQKPDKVIMIDSTDFEGKFEFRPLEPGYGLTVGNALRRVLLSALEGYAITSVRIEGVDHEFSTISGVVEDVTEIILNLKQVRFKRQIEDIDNESVTISVSGKDQLTAGDFQKFISGFQVLNPDLVICNLDSKIKLNFDLTIEKGRGYVPAEENKKQNAAIGTIFTDSIFTPVKNVKYAIENFRVEQKTDYEKLVFEIKTDGSINPKDALTEAAKVLIHHFMLFSDERITLEADEIAQTESYDEESLHMRQLLKTKLVDMDLSVRALNCLKAAEVDTLGDLVSFNKNDLMKFRNFGKKSLTELDELVAVKNLTFGMDLAKYKLDKE, from the coding sequence ATGGCAATATTTAATTTTCAAAAGCCCGATAAAGTTATCATGATCGATTCAACCGATTTTGAAGGTAAATTTGAGTTTAGACCTTTAGAACCTGGTTACGGATTGACAGTTGGTAATGCACTTAGAAGAGTTTTGCTTTCAGCGTTAGAAGGTTATGCAATTACATCTGTTCGTATCGAAGGTGTAGATCATGAGTTTTCTACTATTTCAGGTGTTGTTGAGGATGTTACCGAAATTATCCTTAATCTAAAACAAGTACGTTTCAAACGTCAGATTGAAGATATCGATAATGAATCAGTTACTATTTCTGTTTCTGGTAAAGATCAATTAACAGCAGGTGATTTTCAAAAATTTATCTCAGGTTTTCAAGTTTTGAATCCAGACCTTGTTATCTGTAATTTAGATTCTAAAATCAAATTGAACTTCGATTTAACAATCGAGAAAGGTAGAGGATACGTTCCTGCTGAAGAGAACAAAAAACAGAATGCTGCAATTGGAACAATTTTTACAGATTCTATTTTTACTCCGGTAAAAAATGTAAAATATGCAATCGAAAATTTCCGTGTAGAGCAAAAAACAGATTACGAAAAATTAGTTTTTGAAATCAAAACTGATGGATCTATTAATCCAAAAGATGCTCTTACTGAAGCTGCTAAAGTTTTAATTCACCATTTCATGTTATTCTCTGACGAAAGAATTACACTTGAGGCTGACGAAATTGCACAAACAGAATCGTATGATGAAGAGTCATTGCATATGAGACAATTGCTTAAAACTAAGCTTGTTGATATGGATTTATCTGTGAGAGCATTAAATTGCTTGAAAGCGGCTGAAGTTGATACACTTGGTGATTTAGTATCGTTCAATAAAAATGACCTAATGAAATTCCGTAATTTTGGTAAAAAATCTTTAACTGAACTTGATGAACTTGTTGCAGTGAAGAATTTAACTTTCGGAATGGATTTAGCTAAATACAAATTAGATAAAGAATAA
- the rpsD gene encoding 30S ribosomal protein S4 — protein sequence MARYTGPKTKIARKFGEAIFGDDKSFEKRNYPPGQHGMAKKRGKKSEYAVQLMEKQKAKYSYGILEKQFRNLFEKASATKGVTGEVLLQLCEARLDNVVFRMGIAPSRRGARQIVSHRHITVNGEVVNIPSYHLKPGDKVAVREKSKSLEAIERSLSNSSHVYEWITWNNDLKEGTFVSVPARLQIPENIKEQLIVELYNK from the coding sequence ATGGCAAGATATACTGGTCCTAAAACCAAAATCGCTCGTAAATTTGGCGAGGCAATCTTCGGAGATGATAAATCTTTCGAAAAAAGAAATTACCCACCTGGACAACACGGGATGGCTAAAAAAAGAGGAAAAAAATCTGAGTATGCTGTTCAGTTAATGGAAAAGCAAAAAGCTAAATATTCTTACGGAATTTTAGAAAAACAATTCAGAAATTTATTCGAAAAAGCATCAGCGACTAAAGGAGTAACTGGTGAAGTTTTATTACAATTATGCGAAGCAAGATTAGATAATGTTGTTTTTAGAATGGGAATTGCTCCATCTAGAAGAGGTGCGCGTCAAATCGTTTCTCACAGACACATTACTGTAAATGGAGAGGTTGTTAATATTCCTTCTTACCACCTTAAGCCTGGTGATAAAGTTGCAGTTCGTGAAAAATCTAAATCTTTAGAAGCTATCGAACGTTCTTTATCAAATTCAAGTCATGTTTATGAATGGATTACTTGGAATAATGATCTTAAAGAAGGAACTTTCGTTTCTGTACCTGCGAGACTTCAAATTCCAGAAAACATTAAAGAACAATTAATCGTAGAGTTGTACAACAAATAA
- the rpsK gene encoding 30S ribosomal protein S11: MAKATAKKRKVIVESTGEAHISATFNNIIISLTNKKGEVISWSSAGKMGFRGSKKNTPYAAQMAAEDCAKVALEAGLKKVKVYVKGPGNGRESAIRSIHNGGIEVTEIIDVTPMPHNGCRPPKRRRV; this comes from the coding sequence ATGGCTAAAGCAACTGCAAAAAAACGTAAAGTTATCGTTGAATCAACGGGTGAGGCTCATATTTCTGCCACTTTTAATAACATTATTATTTCTTTGACTAATAAGAAAGGTGAAGTTATCTCTTGGTCTTCAGCTGGTAAAATGGGTTTCAGAGGTTCTAAAAAGAACACTCCTTATGCAGCTCAAATGGCAGCAGAAGATTGCGCTAAAGTAGCACTTGAGGCAGGACTTAAAAAAGTGAAAGTTTATGTAAAAGGACCAGGTAACGGACGTGAGTCTGCTATCCGTTCTATTCATAACGGCGGAATTGAAGTTACTGAAATTATTGATGTTACTCCAATGCCACACAACGGATGTCGTCCTCCAAAAAGACGTAGAGTTTAA
- the rpsM gene encoding 30S ribosomal protein S13, with protein MARIAGVDIPKNKRGVIALTYIFGLGKSRAIEILEKAQVSQDKKVQDWNDDEIGAIREAVSFYKIEGELRSEISLNIKRLMDIGCYRGIRHRSGLPLRGQRTKNNSRTRKGKRKTVANKKKATK; from the coding sequence ATGGCAAGAATAGCAGGGGTAGATATCCCAAAAAACAAAAGAGGTGTTATCGCACTTACCTACATCTTCGGATTAGGAAAAAGTAGAGCTATTGAGATTTTAGAAAAAGCTCAAGTTAGCCAAGATAAAAAAGTTCAAGATTGGAATGATGATGAGATCGGAGCAATTCGTGAAGCTGTTTCATTTTACAAAATTGAAGGAGAATTACGTTCTGAAATTTCTTTAAACATTAAACGTTTAATGGATATTGGATGTTACAGAGGTATTCGTCATAGATCTGGTCTTCCATTAAGAGGACAAAGAACTAAAAACAACTCAAGAACAAGAAAAGGTAAAAGAAAAACTGTTGCTAACAAGAAAAAAGCAACTAAATAA
- the ykgO gene encoding type B 50S ribosomal protein L36 has product MKVRASVKKRSAECIIVRRKGRLYVINKKNPRFKQRQG; this is encoded by the coding sequence ATGAAAGTTAGAGCATCAGTAAAAAAGAGAAGTGCCGAGTGCATTATCGTGCGTAGAAAAGGGAGACTGTACGTAATAAACAAAAAGAATCCTAGATTTAAACAAAGACAAGGATAA
- the infA gene encoding translation initiation factor IF-1, with translation MAKQSAIEQDGSIIEALSNAMFRVELENGHIVIAHISGKMRMHYIKLLPGDKVKLEMSPYDLSKARITYRY, from the coding sequence ATGGCAAAACAATCAGCAATAGAACAAGACGGATCAATCATTGAAGCATTATCAAATGCGATGTTCCGTGTAGAGTTAGAAAATGGACATATTGTAATTGCTCATATTTCTGGTAAAATGCGAATGCATTACATCAAATTATTACCTGGTGATAAAGTGAAACTAGAAATGAGTCCTTACGATTTGTCAAAAGCAAGAATTACTTATCGATATTAA